In Rubrivirga marina, the following are encoded in one genomic region:
- the pgl gene encoding 6-phosphogluconolactonase: MNAEIVVLPTKQAVAEALADRTATALRAALEQKNRVTLCLTGGSTPVPAYERLAQAEGIDWGRVHVFWGDERCVPPDHEESNFAMAARTLLAPAEVPETNVHKMPGVCPQDEGAAVYEQALEQFFGDDLWFDVLHLGMGDDGHTASLFPGTDALGVTDRRVTPGLAPPSANVRERLTLTFPTLMQAGLCLVAAAGADKREAFSDVLDAYDGEGDGPPVAHVRVEGDLIWLVDAALAQGLTDDEDDG; encoded by the coding sequence ATGAACGCCGAGATCGTCGTCCTCCCCACCAAACAGGCGGTCGCCGAGGCCCTCGCGGACCGCACGGCGACGGCGCTCCGAGCCGCGCTGGAGCAGAAGAACCGCGTCACGCTCTGCCTCACGGGCGGCTCGACGCCCGTCCCCGCCTACGAGCGACTGGCCCAAGCCGAGGGCATCGACTGGGGCCGCGTCCACGTGTTCTGGGGCGACGAGCGGTGCGTCCCACCCGACCACGAGGAGAGCAACTTCGCGATGGCCGCGCGGACGCTGCTCGCGCCCGCCGAGGTGCCCGAGACGAACGTCCACAAGATGCCGGGGGTCTGCCCGCAGGACGAGGGCGCGGCCGTCTACGAACAAGCCCTCGAGCAGTTTTTCGGCGACGACCTCTGGTTCGACGTCCTCCACCTCGGCATGGGCGACGACGGCCACACGGCCTCGCTCTTCCCCGGCACCGACGCGCTCGGCGTGACCGATCGTCGGGTCACGCCCGGCCTCGCGCCTCCCTCCGCCAACGTCCGTGAACGGCTCACGCTCACGTTCCCGACGCTCATGCAGGCCGGCCTGTGCCTCGTGGCCGCCGCCGGGGCCGACAAGCGGGAGGCGTTCTCAGACGTCCTCGACGCCTACGACGGCGAGGGCGACGGGCCGCCAGTGGCTCACGTCCGCGTCGAGGGCGACCTGATCTGGCTGGTCGACGCCGCGCTGGCGCAGGGGCTCACGGACGACGAAGACGATGGCTGA
- the folD gene encoding bifunctional methylenetetrahydrofolate dehydrogenase/methenyltetrahydrofolate cyclohydrolase FolD, which produces MAHLIDGKAVAAAVRDEVAEGAAAFEAAHGRRPGLRVVLLGDNAASQSYVRAKARAADAAGIDADTLLHPDTLPEADLLALIDQLNADPAVDGILVQLPLPDHIDEAAVIRAIDPAKDVDGFHPENVGKLVLGEETLEPCTPAGIVEMLRRTNVETSGAHAVVLGRSNIVGKPMASLLLRRGLDCTVTVCHSRTRDLAQVTRQADILVAAIGRAEFVTADMVKPGATVIDVGINRVEDATRERGYRLTGDVDFEAVSEVAGALTPVPGGVGPMTIAMLLANTLEAARRRATRPAG; this is translated from the coding sequence ATGGCCCATCTCATCGACGGCAAGGCCGTCGCCGCCGCCGTCCGCGACGAGGTCGCCGAGGGCGCGGCCGCGTTCGAGGCGGCGCACGGCCGGCGGCCCGGCCTCCGCGTGGTCCTCCTCGGCGACAACGCCGCGAGCCAGTCGTACGTCCGGGCCAAGGCGCGCGCGGCCGACGCGGCCGGCATCGACGCCGACACCCTCCTCCACCCCGACACGCTCCCCGAGGCGGACCTGCTGGCACTGATCGACCAGCTCAACGCCGACCCGGCCGTCGACGGGATCCTCGTCCAGCTCCCCCTCCCGGACCACATCGACGAGGCCGCCGTCATCCGCGCCATCGACCCGGCCAAGGACGTCGACGGGTTCCACCCCGAGAACGTCGGGAAGCTGGTGCTCGGCGAGGAGACGCTCGAGCCGTGCACGCCGGCCGGGATCGTCGAGATGCTCCGGCGGACGAACGTCGAGACCTCCGGCGCCCACGCCGTGGTCCTCGGGCGGAGCAACATCGTGGGCAAGCCGATGGCGTCGCTCCTGCTCCGGCGCGGGCTCGACTGCACCGTGACCGTCTGCCACAGCCGGACGCGCGACCTCGCCCAGGTCACCCGCCAGGCCGACATCCTCGTGGCCGCCATCGGCCGGGCCGAGTTCGTCACGGCCGACATGGTCAAGCCCGGCGCGACGGTCATCGACGTCGGCATCAACCGCGTCGAGGACGCCACGCGCGAGCGCGGCTACCGGCTCACGGGCGACGTCGACTTCGAGGCCGTCTCCGAGGTCGCCGGCGCCCTCACGCCCGTGCCCGGCGGCGTCGGGCCGATGACGATCGCGATGCTCCTCGCCAACACGCTCGAGGCCGCGCGCCGCCGCGCGACCCGGCCCGCCGGCTGA
- a CDS encoding ATP-binding protein — MWSRVIGQRRAVGVLEQALAHDRVAGTYLFHGPTGSGPRAAALAFAQALLCERRGRPGGPESDACGTCLACTKAARLIHPDLHVYLPFPKVSKQADKDDRPDDYAERLARLAAEPYAPVDYRQRGALDGDGPSNKQVEHRKRPLDTLLRHEMTFVPVEGRHVVGILTDADRVRTEAANSLLKLLEEPGPDVVLILTAERVENVLPTILSRCQRVRFDPLPPETIEEALVSRSGVAPGEAGVIARMADGSYTRALEVWGSESVQEQRALALEFVRKAYTGRADQVAPVVERAAKLGRESIKSWLDLVALWVRDLVLARAAGREAALVNVDQAEAVHKFVAALPDADLDAMAVIVAEATDAIEANGNASLVLTTLSFALRDAMHGRSAGRLLAPLDVAA; from the coding sequence ATGTGGAGCCGAGTCATCGGCCAGCGCCGGGCCGTCGGCGTGCTCGAACAGGCGCTCGCGCACGACCGCGTCGCCGGCACGTACCTCTTCCACGGGCCGACCGGCTCGGGGCCGCGGGCGGCGGCGCTCGCCTTCGCCCAGGCCCTCCTCTGTGAGCGCCGAGGCCGGCCGGGCGGGCCCGAGAGTGACGCCTGCGGCACGTGCCTCGCGTGCACCAAGGCCGCACGGCTCATCCACCCCGACCTCCACGTCTACCTCCCGTTCCCGAAGGTCTCGAAGCAGGCTGACAAGGACGACCGGCCGGACGACTACGCCGAGCGCCTCGCCCGGCTGGCCGCCGAGCCCTACGCGCCGGTCGACTACCGCCAGCGGGGCGCGCTCGACGGCGACGGGCCGAGCAACAAGCAGGTCGAGCATCGGAAGCGCCCACTCGACACGCTCCTCCGCCACGAGATGACGTTCGTCCCGGTCGAGGGGCGCCACGTCGTCGGCATCCTCACCGACGCGGACCGGGTGCGGACGGAGGCGGCCAACTCGCTGCTCAAGCTCCTCGAGGAGCCCGGGCCGGATGTCGTCCTGATCTTGACGGCCGAGCGGGTCGAGAACGTCCTCCCGACGATCCTCTCGCGCTGCCAGCGCGTCCGGTTCGACCCGCTGCCGCCGGAGACGATCGAGGAGGCGCTCGTGTCGCGGTCGGGTGTGGCGCCGGGCGAGGCCGGCGTGATCGCGCGGATGGCCGACGGCTCCTACACGCGCGCCCTCGAAGTGTGGGGCAGCGAGTCGGTGCAGGAGCAGCGGGCGCTGGCGCTCGAGTTCGTCCGGAAGGCGTACACGGGCCGGGCCGATCAGGTGGCGCCGGTCGTCGAGCGGGCGGCGAAGCTGGGCCGCGAGTCGATCAAGTCGTGGCTCGACCTCGTCGCGCTGTGGGTCCGGGACCTCGTGCTGGCGCGGGCAGCCGGGCGCGAGGCGGCGCTCGTCAACGTGGACCAGGCCGAGGCCGTCCACAAGTTCGTCGCCGCGTTGCCCGACGCCGACCTCGACGCCATGGCCGTGATCGTCGCCGAGGCGACCGACGCCATCGAGGCCAACGGCAACGCCAGCCTCGTCTTGACGACGCTGTCGTTTGCCCTCCGCGACGCGATGCACGGCCGGTCCGCCGGCCGTCTCCTCGCCCCGCTCGACGTCGCCGCGTGA
- a CDS encoding mechanosensitive ion channel family protein — MQPAAVDSLAAEADSLLPDTLAADSAAADTSQALVDTTGGVGRLGRDLGEAAEAASQGRFDEAFERIADGLLAFAIENLLPAVLLAVLFWVVLRVVVGLLDRALGRASRVDTGVQQLILRFARVVILSIAGIVVLDELGVAVAPFVAGLGIAGIAIGFAAQDTVQNLIAGVTIILDRPFQVGDNIELHDIFGTVEEITLRTTRVRTLDNQMAILPNANVITEKIINHSMLRALRIVVPFGIAYKESPQAAREAVLAITEGDERLHPDFPPAAVVTDLGDSSVNMALRIHLKDPSIEVPVRLEYQEKVFEALRAAGIEIPFPHLQLFIDEAKAFEGTRLLAPPRPRPADDRGEDRRDPS, encoded by the coding sequence ATGCAGCCCGCCGCCGTCGACTCGCTCGCCGCGGAGGCCGACTCCCTCCTCCCCGACACGCTCGCGGCCGACTCCGCCGCGGCCGACACGTCGCAGGCCCTCGTCGACACGACAGGCGGCGTCGGCCGCCTCGGGCGCGACCTCGGCGAGGCCGCCGAGGCCGCCAGCCAGGGACGGTTCGACGAGGCGTTCGAGCGCATCGCCGACGGCCTGCTGGCGTTCGCCATCGAGAACCTCCTGCCGGCGGTCCTCCTCGCGGTCCTCTTCTGGGTCGTGCTTCGGGTCGTCGTGGGGCTCCTCGACCGGGCGCTCGGCCGGGCGAGCCGCGTCGACACCGGCGTCCAGCAGCTCATCCTCCGGTTCGCGCGCGTCGTGATCCTGTCGATCGCCGGGATCGTGGTGCTCGACGAGTTGGGCGTGGCGGTCGCGCCGTTCGTGGCCGGCCTCGGCATCGCCGGCATCGCGATCGGGTTCGCGGCGCAGGACACGGTCCAGAACCTCATCGCCGGCGTGACCATCATCCTCGACCGGCCGTTCCAGGTCGGCGACAACATCGAGCTCCACGACATCTTCGGGACGGTCGAGGAGATCACGCTCCGCACGACGCGCGTCCGGACGCTCGACAACCAGATGGCGATCCTGCCCAACGCGAACGTCATCACGGAGAAGATCATCAACCACTCGATGCTCCGGGCGCTGCGGATCGTGGTGCCGTTCGGGATCGCGTACAAGGAGAGCCCGCAGGCGGCGCGCGAGGCCGTCCTCGCCATCACCGAGGGCGACGAGCGGCTCCACCCGGACTTCCCGCCGGCCGCCGTCGTCACCGACCTCGGCGACTCGTCGGTCAACATGGCGCTGCGGATCCACCTCAAGGACCCGTCGATCGAGGTGCCGGTCCGGCTGGAGTACCAGGAGAAGGTGTTCGAAGCGCTCCGCGCGGCCGGCATCGAGATCCCGTTCCCGCACCTCCAGCTGTTTATCGACGAGGCCAAGGCGTTCGAGGGCACGCGCCTTCTGGCCCCGCCGCGGCCTCGCCCGGCGGACGACCGAGGCGAGGACCGCCGCGACCCCTCGTGA
- a CDS encoding DUF481 domain-containing protein has product MPFRLLPILCAAAVASSAVAQVNTERMRKRLADDAAALSFDASAALAAGNTDYLQVGLGGRFDVRRGPHIAFLVGRYDLAETDEEEYVNQSFAHLRYNRYLLPALVGEVFTQVQQNRQEGLETRLLGGAGVRFEVVNTDSIGLAIGLTPMLEYEVLDEALGGQQDVVGRLSTYLSGRIAVSTGASLSTVTYIQPRVDRPEDARLLSQLAVEVALTRAVHLRVRADLRVDSRPPPGVEEVDFRIENGLVVVLPVP; this is encoded by the coding sequence GTGCCGTTCCGACTCCTGCCGATCCTCTGCGCTGCGGCCGTCGCGTCGAGCGCCGTCGCCCAGGTCAACACCGAACGGATGCGGAAGCGGCTGGCCGACGACGCCGCGGCGCTCTCGTTCGACGCCTCGGCCGCCCTCGCCGCCGGCAACACGGACTACCTCCAGGTCGGCCTCGGAGGCCGGTTCGACGTCCGCCGGGGGCCCCACATCGCGTTCCTCGTCGGCCGGTACGACCTCGCCGAGACCGACGAGGAGGAGTACGTGAACCAGTCGTTCGCGCACCTCCGCTACAACCGCTACCTCCTGCCGGCGCTCGTCGGCGAGGTGTTCACGCAGGTCCAGCAGAACCGACAGGAAGGTCTGGAGACCCGGCTCCTCGGCGGGGCCGGGGTCCGGTTCGAGGTCGTCAACACCGACTCGATCGGCCTCGCGATCGGGCTCACGCCGATGCTGGAGTACGAGGTGCTCGACGAGGCGCTCGGCGGCCAGCAGGACGTGGTCGGCCGCCTGAGCACGTACCTCTCCGGGCGGATCGCCGTGTCGACCGGCGCGTCGCTCTCGACCGTGACCTACATCCAGCCGCGCGTCGACCGGCCCGAGGACGCCCGCCTCCTGAGCCAGCTCGCCGTCGAGGTCGCGCTGACGCGCGCCGTCCACCTCCGCGTCCGGGCCGACCTGCGGGTCGACAGCCGGCCGCCGCCGGGCGTCGAGGAGGTCGACTTCCGGATCGAGAACGGGCTCGTCGTCGTGCTGCCGGTGCCCTGA
- the zwf gene encoding glucose-6-phosphate dehydrogenase, whose translation MDPHVFVLFGATGDLAALKLFPALYRVSQRDGAPPPAVIGVGRSDWDDTTLQDAAVDALTEADVDEGEAREWAESALRYARVEAYDQLGPVFETAEALEAERGLDGNRVYYLALPPSTFPGTITALGEYEEDRGTVGEHVPDDAPWVRLVIEKPFGHDLASAQELNRIVHEHFPENAVYRIDHFLGKETVQNLLVFRFANAFFESAWSRRDVERVEITVAETNDAAGRAGYFDGVGTMRDMIQNHLTQLFSLTAMEPPARLDAEGIRREKIKVLRSTRTARSNETVLGQYGPGAGHDEGYRDHEGVPEDSRTDTFAAVRLHLDNWRWQGVPFVLRTGKRMAERLTEIAVVFRRPPITLFQASGGCDPERNVLRLRLQPNEGFTLSFDVKTPGDGFGVSTRELSFRYEDTFGPFPDAYETLLRDVAEGDPTLFVHAEEAEEAWRIYHAVLDNTDIEVHPYESGGWGPDAAGRLVEAPPPEESGEPVADC comes from the coding sequence ATGGACCCGCACGTCTTCGTCCTCTTCGGCGCCACCGGCGACCTGGCGGCGCTCAAGCTGTTCCCCGCGCTCTACCGCGTCTCGCAGCGCGACGGTGCCCCGCCGCCCGCCGTCATCGGCGTCGGCCGGTCGGACTGGGACGACACCACGCTCCAGGACGCCGCCGTCGACGCGCTCACCGAGGCGGACGTGGACGAGGGCGAGGCGCGCGAGTGGGCCGAGAGCGCCCTCCGCTACGCCCGCGTCGAGGCCTACGACCAGCTCGGGCCGGTCTTCGAGACGGCCGAGGCGTTGGAGGCCGAGCGCGGCCTCGACGGCAACCGCGTCTACTACCTCGCCCTTCCTCCCTCGACGTTCCCCGGCACCATCACGGCGCTCGGCGAATACGAGGAGGACCGTGGCACGGTCGGCGAGCACGTCCCCGACGACGCGCCGTGGGTCCGACTCGTGATCGAGAAGCCGTTCGGGCACGACCTCGCGAGCGCGCAGGAGCTCAACCGGATCGTCCACGAGCACTTCCCCGAGAACGCGGTCTACCGGATCGACCACTTCCTGGGCAAAGAGACGGTCCAGAACCTGCTCGTCTTCCGGTTCGCCAACGCGTTCTTCGAGTCGGCCTGGAGCCGGCGCGACGTGGAGCGAGTCGAGATCACGGTCGCCGAGACGAACGACGCGGCCGGGCGGGCCGGCTACTTCGACGGCGTCGGGACGATGCGGGACATGATCCAGAACCACCTCACGCAGCTGTTCTCGCTGACGGCGATGGAGCCGCCGGCCCGGCTCGACGCGGAGGGCATCCGCCGCGAGAAGATCAAGGTCCTCCGCTCGACGCGGACGGCACGCTCCAACGAGACCGTCCTCGGCCAGTACGGCCCCGGCGCGGGCCACGACGAGGGCTACCGTGACCACGAGGGTGTCCCGGAAGACTCCCGGACCGACACGTTCGCGGCCGTCCGGCTCCACCTCGACAACTGGCGCTGGCAGGGCGTCCCCTTCGTCCTCCGCACGGGCAAGCGGATGGCCGAGCGGCTCACCGAGATCGCCGTCGTCTTCCGTCGCCCGCCGATCACGCTGTTCCAGGCCTCGGGCGGCTGCGACCCCGAGCGGAACGTGCTCCGCCTCCGGCTCCAGCCGAACGAGGGGTTCACGCTCTCGTTCGACGTCAAGACGCCCGGCGACGGGTTCGGCGTCTCGACGCGCGAGCTCTCGTTCCGGTACGAGGACACCTTCGGCCCCTTCCCCGACGCCTACGAGACGCTCCTCCGCGACGTCGCCGAGGGCGACCCGACCCTGTTCGTCCACGCCGAGGAGGCCGAGGAGGCGTGGCGGATCTACCACGCGGTCCTCGACAACACCGACATCGAGGTCCACCCCTACGAGTCCGGCGGCTGGGGACCGGATGCGGCCGGCCGGCTCGTCGAGGCGCCGCCGCCAGAGGAGTCCGGCGAGCCCGTCGCGGACTGCTGA
- a CDS encoding GNAT family N-acetyltransferase: MSVAIREARPSDLAVALPLWEALHREHEARDPRYRLSDDASRRWATDFRDWARSDGSRIWLVFDAGRPVGLLTAHLYQPAPTYRPRLFVHVDDLYVAPEARGSGIARRLLDAARAWGRAEGAEHLQAGILASNPAGRAFWSREGGEDFSVTVTLPIGDP; the protein is encoded by the coding sequence GTGAGCGTCGCGATCCGCGAGGCCCGGCCGTCGGACCTCGCCGTGGCGCTCCCGCTGTGGGAGGCGCTCCATCGGGAGCACGAGGCCCGCGACCCGCGCTACCGCCTCTCCGACGACGCGTCGCGTCGGTGGGCCACCGACTTCCGCGACTGGGCCCGCTCCGACGGCAGCCGGATCTGGCTCGTCTTCGACGCCGGGCGCCCCGTCGGCCTCCTCACGGCCCACCTCTACCAGCCGGCGCCGACGTACCGCCCGCGCCTGTTCGTCCACGTCGACGACCTCTACGTGGCACCCGAGGCGCGCGGATCGGGCATCGCCCGTCGGCTGCTCGACGCGGCGCGGGCGTGGGGGCGAGCGGAGGGCGCCGAGCACCTCCAGGCCGGCATCCTCGCCTCGAATCCCGCCGGCCGGGCCTTCTGGAGTCGCGAGGGGGGCGAGGACTTTTCGGTCACCGTGACGCTTCCGATCGGAGACCCGTAA
- the asd gene encoding aspartate-semialdehyde dehydrogenase codes for MLRAAVLGATGAVGQTFVRLLTRHPLFEIVSLVASERSAGKPYREAARWLQSEPLDGRIGDLVVEGVDAAPEADVVFSGLDASVAGDVEADWARRGYAVVSNARNYRMDPTVPLLVPEVNPDHLALVDRQDWGSGGFIVTNPNCSTVGLVMALAPLHQAYGVQAVHVVTMQALSGAGYPGVASLDALGNVVPFIGGEEEKMATETKKLLGTLTEAGVEGADVTVSAQCNRVPVMDGHLEAVSVRLGGSPSAADVAETLRSWTSPLAGRGLPTAPEAPLLVTDDPTAPQPRTHVHLGGGMTVTVGRIQDCPVLGVKFVVLSHNTVRGAAGGAILNAELLHAEGRIGAGARAQAA; via the coding sequence ATGCTCCGCGCAGCCGTCCTGGGCGCCACCGGCGCCGTCGGACAGACGTTCGTCCGCCTCCTCACCCGGCACCCTCTCTTCGAGATCGTCTCGCTCGTCGCCTCCGAACGATCGGCTGGGAAGCCGTACCGCGAGGCCGCCCGGTGGCTCCAGAGCGAGCCGCTGGACGGGCGGATCGGTGACCTCGTGGTCGAGGGTGTCGACGCCGCGCCCGAGGCCGACGTGGTGTTCTCCGGGCTCGACGCGAGCGTGGCCGGCGACGTCGAGGCCGACTGGGCCCGCCGCGGCTACGCCGTCGTCTCGAACGCCCGCAACTACCGGATGGACCCGACGGTCCCGCTCCTCGTCCCGGAGGTCAACCCGGACCACCTCGCCCTCGTCGACCGGCAGGACTGGGGCTCGGGCGGGTTCATCGTGACGAACCCGAACTGCTCGACGGTCGGCCTCGTGATGGCGCTCGCGCCGCTTCACCAGGCCTACGGCGTCCAGGCCGTCCACGTCGTCACGATGCAGGCGCTCAGCGGGGCCGGCTACCCCGGCGTCGCGTCGCTCGACGCGCTCGGCAACGTCGTCCCGTTCATCGGGGGCGAGGAAGAGAAGATGGCCACGGAGACCAAGAAGCTCCTCGGCACGCTTACCGAGGCCGGCGTGGAGGGCGCCGACGTGACGGTCTCGGCGCAGTGCAACCGCGTGCCGGTCATGGACGGCCACCTCGAGGCCGTCTCCGTCCGCCTCGGCGGTTCGCCGAGTGCCGCCGACGTCGCCGAGACGCTGCGGAGCTGGACGAGCCCCCTCGCGGGCCGCGGCCTCCCGACGGCCCCCGAGGCCCCGCTCCTCGTCACCGACGATCCGACTGCTCCGCAGCCGCGGACGCACGTCCACCTCGGCGGCGGGATGACCGTCACCGTCGGACGGATCCAGGACTGCCCGGTGCTCGGCGTCAAGTTCGTCGTCCTCAGCCACAACACGGTCCGCGGCGCGGCCGGCGGCGCCATCCTCAACGCCGAGCTGCTCCATGCGGAGGGGCGGATCGGAGCCGGCGCCCGGGCCCAGGCCGCGTGA
- a CDS encoding SDR family oxidoreductase codes for MPDLTNRTALITGASTGIGRAIAVELARRGASVAINYPFERERANAEETRRRVEAAVHEAVHLDAEAGGVALAASDAGTCTLVKADVSRENEVEAMFEQVAGSCGTVDILVNNAGIQIEEPASHETTAAHFDEVLAVNLRGAFLCSREAIRGFLSRRTDGPNQGVIVNVSSVHQRIPRPHYLAYAISKFGLDGLTQTLALEYADRGIRVNNIAPGATRTPIQSWLGDPEATRVVEDHIPMGRIAEPDEIARLAAFLASDDAAYVTGQTLFADGGLTLYGDFQEPWSG; via the coding sequence ATGCCGGACCTCACGAACCGGACCGCCCTCATAACGGGCGCCTCCACGGGCATCGGCCGCGCGATCGCCGTCGAGCTCGCCCGCCGCGGCGCCTCCGTCGCCATCAACTACCCCTTCGAGCGCGAACGCGCCAACGCCGAGGAGACCCGCCGGCGCGTCGAAGCCGCGGTCCACGAGGCCGTCCACCTCGACGCCGAGGCGGGCGGAGTCGCGCTCGCCGCGTCCGACGCCGGCACCTGCACCCTCGTCAAGGCCGACGTGTCCCGCGAGAACGAGGTCGAGGCCATGTTCGAACAGGTCGCCGGGAGCTGCGGGACCGTCGACATCCTCGTCAACAACGCGGGGATCCAGATCGAGGAGCCGGCCAGCCACGAGACGACGGCGGCCCACTTCGACGAGGTGCTCGCCGTCAACCTCCGCGGCGCGTTCCTGTGCTCGCGCGAGGCGATCCGCGGCTTCCTCTCGCGCCGCACGGACGGGCCCAACCAGGGCGTCATCGTCAACGTGTCGAGCGTCCACCAGCGGATCCCGCGGCCGCACTACCTCGCCTACGCCATCTCGAAGTTCGGGCTCGACGGGCTCACGCAGACGCTCGCGCTCGAGTATGCCGACCGCGGCATCCGCGTCAACAACATCGCCCCGGGCGCGACGCGGACACCCATCCAGAGCTGGCTCGGCGACCCCGAGGCGACCCGGGTCGTGGAGGACCACATCCCGATGGGGCGGATCGCCGAGCCCGACGAGATCGCCCGTCTCGCCGCGTTCCTCGCCTCCGACGACGCCGCCTACGTGACTGGCCAGACCCTCTTCGCCGACGGCGGACTCACCCTGTACGGCGACTTCCAAGAGCCGTGGAGCGGGTGA
- a CDS encoding GMC oxidoreductase, with translation MPVPTSQVPLLTYDLCIIGAGVGGGALARALAPTGKRILLLNRLGSLPRESENWDPKKLFTEDRYKSDERWTDDATGAPFRPGMYYWLGGNTKVYGSALLRLHPKDFGPLQTLDGLSPAWPISYDDLAPFYDRAERIYDVHGARGADPFDPPASGPYPHPAIPHDPRIEEVAEGLRRQGVQAFELPMGVKYSHEDPGGGAFVLRETFEAMGRAAFDGYPDLLHLKADAETATVTPALHYDNVDLVVADVTRIGTDATGRTVTHVEATVDGEPTTFRADVFALCAGAVNSAALLLRSASDAHPDGLANGSGAVGRHFMRHVTSKFYTAASDTPNPTRFQKTLAVNDFYFGVPGDPEWEDVPLGHIHLMGKHAGWQILQDLGKGAMTPAEADALAAHSVDWWVQTEDLPLRDNRVTLGPDGGLRVRYTETNRRAQEHLMDRLEAALRPLGFDRFVRVAMPLGVVNHQCGTCRMGRDPAASVVDVSGRAHEVTNLYVADASVFPSSAATNPTLTIAANALRVAEHLTSDVL, from the coding sequence TTGCCCGTTCCCACTTCCCAGGTCCCGTTGCTCACCTACGACCTCTGCATCATCGGCGCCGGCGTCGGGGGTGGCGCCCTCGCCCGCGCTCTCGCCCCGACCGGCAAGCGGATCCTCCTCCTGAACCGTCTTGGCTCGCTCCCGCGGGAGTCCGAGAACTGGGACCCAAAGAAGCTCTTCACGGAGGACCGCTACAAGTCCGACGAGCGGTGGACCGACGACGCCACCGGCGCCCCCTTTCGGCCAGGGATGTACTACTGGCTCGGTGGTAATACCAAGGTCTACGGATCGGCGCTCCTCCGCCTCCACCCCAAGGACTTCGGCCCGCTCCAGACCCTGGATGGCCTCTCCCCCGCCTGGCCAATCTCGTACGACGACCTCGCGCCGTTCTATGACCGGGCCGAGCGGATCTACGACGTCCATGGCGCCCGCGGAGCCGACCCGTTTGATCCGCCGGCCAGCGGGCCGTACCCCCACCCCGCGATCCCGCACGACCCTCGAATCGAGGAGGTGGCCGAGGGGCTGCGCCGTCAGGGCGTCCAGGCGTTCGAGCTCCCGATGGGCGTCAAGTACAGCCACGAGGACCCCGGCGGCGGGGCGTTCGTGCTCCGCGAGACGTTCGAGGCCATGGGCCGCGCTGCGTTCGACGGCTACCCGGACCTCCTCCACCTCAAGGCCGACGCGGAGACGGCGACCGTCACGCCCGCCCTCCACTACGACAACGTGGACCTGGTCGTCGCCGACGTCACGCGGATCGGGACCGACGCGACCGGCCGGACCGTCACGCACGTCGAGGCGACGGTCGACGGCGAGCCCACGACGTTTCGGGCCGACGTGTTCGCCCTGTGCGCGGGGGCCGTCAACTCGGCCGCGCTCCTGCTCCGGTCCGCCTCGGACGCCCACCCGGATGGGCTGGCGAACGGCTCCGGCGCCGTCGGCCGCCACTTCATGCGGCACGTGACGTCGAAGTTCTACACGGCTGCCAGCGACACGCCGAACCCGACGCGCTTTCAGAAGACCCTCGCCGTCAACGACTTCTATTTCGGCGTCCCGGGCGACCCCGAATGGGAAGACGTCCCGCTCGGGCACATCCACCTCATGGGGAAGCACGCGGGCTGGCAGATCCTCCAGGATCTCGGCAAGGGAGCCATGACGCCCGCCGAGGCCGACGCCCTCGCCGCCCACTCCGTCGACTGGTGGGTGCAGACGGAGGACCTCCCGCTGAGGGACAACCGGGTCACGCTCGGGCCCGACGGCGGCCTCCGCGTTCGCTACACCGAGACGAACCGGCGGGCGCAGGAGCACCTCATGGACCGGCTCGAGGCCGCGCTCCGTCCGCTGGGATTCGACCGCTTCGTGCGGGTGGCGATGCCGCTGGGCGTCGTCAACCACCAGTGCGGGACGTGCCGGATGGGGAGGGACCCGGCCGCGAGCGTCGTCGACGTCTCCGGGCGGGCCCACGAGGTCACGAACCTGTACGTCGCCGACGCGAGCGTCTTCCCCTCGTCGGCCGCGACGAACCCCACGCTCACGATCGCGGCCAACGCGCTCCGTGTCGCGGAGCATCTCACGAGCGACGTCTTGTGA